Proteins from a single region of Drosophila biarmipes strain raj3 chromosome 3R, RU_DBia_V1.1, whole genome shotgun sequence:
- the LOC108032212 gene encoding BUD13 homolog has protein sequence MSMQKAKIIDQKEYLKKYLSGDKEKKKKRKEKKHKKGAAKVRIIDDDAYDKDDQEVDEDLLLGGEDAPQIVGEYIEEDPNVRSKWRNIAVKDEIKEEEGGESSAAAPAIRIKQEPLDEEQEVWGRKASVARVKDEFSPTRRIKQEKRSSSRDLSPARSRKPSKREQSPRRRSRDRSPSRRSANSSDQSPPLRGRDADQSPPRRKRRDSDQSPPRKARNGNQSPARRRRDSDQSPPRNRKNKKSPTRRRRDSDQSPARRRRSNSDQSPPRRRADRDAASPRRRRDSDQSPPRRRKGDDQSPPRRRRKDSDQSPPRKRRGDDLSPVRKRRDSDQSPPRRRRDDKQSPPRRRRNSDQSPPRRPKVEDQSPPRRRRDSDLSRRSLSRSPAPRNRFKEERKSRWGKASPSKSASPPPTHKPKSTKTLDGKKAGLQDAKSLKKETDERRRQEHDLFEKMSSEISGRDGEVQVRSTRRKGHRAREAANEDPAERSRKEEHEKKKKELYDRWGKGLKQIEERQSRLEEMAHEASKPVARYADDEDLDRHLREQEHADDPMLEYMRQKRKKRDQQDNKPVIPKYEGSFPENRFGIPPGYRWDGVDRSNGYEQRWFDKQNERRAVQDEAYKYSVEDM, from the coding sequence ATGTCCATGCAAAAGGCCAAAATCATCGACCAGAAGGAGTACCTCAAGAAGTACCTCTCCGGCGACaaggagaagaagaagaaaaggaAGGAGAAGAAGCACAAGAAGGGTGCCGCCAAGGTGAGGATCATCGATGACGACGCCTACGACAAGGACGACCAGGAGGTGGACGAGGACCTGCTGCTGGGCGGCGAGGATGCGCCCCAGATTGTGGGCGAGTACATCGAGGAGGATCCCAACGTGCGCAGCAAGTGGCGCAACATCGCCGTCAAGGATGAAatcaaggaggaggagggcggGGAATCCTCGGCAGCTGCGCCTGCCATTCGCATCAAACAGGAGCCCCTggacgaggagcaggaggtgTGGGGACGCAAGGCCTCCGTGGCCAGGGTCAAAGATGAGTTCTCACCCACCAGACGAATCAAGCAGGAGAAACGCAGCAGTTCCCGGGATTTGAGTCCAGCGAGGTCGAGAAAGCCATCCAAACGAGAGCAAAGTCCACGCAGGAGGAGCAGGGATCGATCTCCAAGTCGCCGAAGTGCGAATAGCTCAGATCAGAGTCCCCCCCTACGGGGCAGAGATGCAGATCAATCACCACCACGCCGGAAACGTAGAGATTCCGACCAGAGTCCACCCAGAAAAGCCAGGAACGGCAATCAATCGCCGGCCAGAAGAAGGCGAGATTCGGATCAAAGTCCTCCAAGGAAtcgaaaaaacaagaaatcgCCAACTAGAAGGAGGCGAGATTCCGATCAATCCCCAGCCAGACGTCGTAGAAGTAACTCCGATCAGAGTCCGCCCAGGAGACGAGCAGATAGGGATGCAGCCTCACCAAGAAGGAGACGAGACTCCGATCAAAGCCCACCCAGAAGACGTAAAGGGGACGACCAATCTCCTCCGAGGCGGAGAAGGAAAGACTCGGACCAGAGTCCACCAAGAAAACGCAGAGGCGACGACCTATCACCAGTACGCAAGAGAAGGGATTCCGACCAAAGCCCACCCAGAAGACGGAGAGATGATAAACAATCGCCACCCAGAAGGAGGAGGAACTCCGATCAAAGTCCTCCAAGAAGACCCAAAGTTGAAGATCAATCCCCGCCCAGAAGACGTCGCGATTCCGACCTAAGTCGTAGGTCCTTGAGCAGAAGTCCCGCGCCCCGAAATCGCTTTAAGGAGGAGCGAAAGAGTCGCTGGGGCAAGGCGTCACCCAGCAAATCAGCTTCGCCACCACCAACGCACAAGCCCAAATCAACCAAGACGCTAGATGGCAAGAAGGCAGGTTTGCAGGACGCGAAATCCCTCAAAAAGGAAACTGACGAGAGGCGGCGACAAGAGCATGACCTCTTCGAGAAAATGTCCAGCGAGATTTCTGGCCGGGATGGAGAAGTTCAGGTGCGCAGCACTCGCCGAAAGGGTCACAGGGCGCGGGAAGCGGCCAACGAGGATCCAGCCGAGCGGAGCCGCAAGGAGGAGCACGAGAAGAAAAAGAAGGAGCTGTACGACCGCTGGGGCAAGGGCCTGAAGCAGATAGAAGAGCGACAGTCCCGCCTCGAGGAGATGGCCCATGAAGCCTCGAAGCCAGTGGCCCGCTACGCCGACGACGAGGACCTGGACAGGCACCTCCGGGAGCAGGAGCACGCCGACGATCCCATGCTGGAGTACATGCGCCAGAAGCGCAAGAAACGCGACCAGCAGGACAACAAACCGGTGATACCCAAGTACGAGGGCAGCTTTCCGGAGAACCGCTTTGGCATCCCTCCAGGATACCGATGGGATGGTGTAGACCGGTCCAACGGCTACGAGCAGCGGTGGTTCGACAAGCAGAACGAACGGCGGGCGGTGCAGGACGAGGCCTACAAGTACAGCGTGGAGGATATGTAA
- the LOC108031590 gene encoding protein CREBRF homolog, which yields MTENQLYPMSSEFFDTGSNSSNNTLKYDLYSLGSSVVGAALPTLTINTGYGSSLSSININNNNNNNNSSSHSSSSSSNCSTSTTNTCNVMLSTTAITIPRSSNHNQNHHHPYQQSDSQTPRHHPSPLQTLPSMTHQQHQLQQQQQQHHNQQQQQQQQEQLQQSHLALGELSDFGLDPLDAASLSPTLLQDVSLSAASPLNSTLYNGNTSGGAGSNSNGIGSGSIGYFPSDISHSLSLNVVSEQVLLQEAVAQNELLYEMTPNSNAMWSDISSAIIHTKHEPFSLDDDYIFPNDKAEIQAADLSDLNGGDFLDVIGNIEDFLPQTTVSQSVNFLLSPQTHGQDALVAPPMELLQQQQNQNQQQLQVGSLPQLQTLLTLTQQQQQSNSSSTSPYEIYHSTPQKPQQQQLSASFSPGSQASQSPLTPPPPPHANRPQYQMVKSRNMQELIKKGFPMSSPPERSILSQSAALSPGGSSGFGSSVSGNSTTTSNQTPGSAVRKSFGYQSAVENSQLSRLSSSAPTHLGLEHIWMRREPRQHLLSTGSLAEAESFSSLSTGSVLSPDGIDFSQDDEDDNSSENSDNYDDFSSDNGLSGDEDETRTSTPNHLSSSKGKERFFWQYNVQAKGPKGKRLVFQSKLEDPHVLNEVTDPVFSPTCSVRGIKVYKHSGKARKGDGNDLTPNARKLHNIGKELDKLSRTINDMTPVSELPFNVRPKSRKEKNKLASRACRLKKKAQHEANKIKLFGLEIEHKRLMNGIAELKQALVVKHRTKNLGESTEEVDQQIARIYATASSGIRIAGGSTDFVNKVLENMRGGMPNGGLEELRKSS from the exons ATGACAGAGAATCAGCTGTATCCCATGTCATCGGAATTCTTTGACACCGGCTcgaacagcagcaacaacacccTCAAATACGACCTGTACTCCCTGGGCTCCAGTGTTGTGGGTGCCGCCCTGCCCACGCTGACCATAAACACGGGCTATGGCAGCAGCCTCAGCAGCATAAACatcaacaataataataacaataacaacagcagtagccacagcagcagcagtagcagcaaCTGCTCCACCAGCACCACAAATACCTGTAATGTAATGCTAAGTACAACGGCCATAACCATACCACGCAGCAGCAACCACAACCAGAACCATCATCATCCGTATCAGCAGTCGGATTCGCAGACACCTCGCCACCATCCCAGTCCCCTACAGACGTTGCCCAGCATGACgcaccagcagcatcagcttcagcagcagcagcagcaacaccacaaccaacagcagcagcaacaacagcaggagcaactgcagcaatcGCATTTGGCTCTGGGGGAGCTCTCGGACTTTGGTCTAGACCCCCTGGATGCGGCCTCCCTCTCGCCCACCCTGCTGCAGGATGTGAGCCTGAGTGCGGCCTCGCCTCTGAACTCCACCCTCTACAATGGCAACACGAGTGGAGGAGcaggcagcaacagcaatggcATCGGATCAGGAAGCATTGGCTACTTTCCATCCGACATTTCGCATAGTCTCAGCCTGAATGTGGTCAGCGAGCAGGTGTTGCTGCAGGAGGCCGTTGCCCAGAACGAGTTGCTCTACGAGATGACACCCAACTCGAACGCCATGTGGAGCGACATCAGCAGTGCCATTATCCATACCAAACACGAGCCATTCAGCCTGGACGACGACTACATCTTTCCTAACGACAAGGCCGAGATCCAGGCGGCCGATCTGTCCGATCTAAACGGTGGCGATTTCCTGGATGTCATCGGCAACATTGAGGATTTCTTGCCGCAGACCACAGTCTCTCAAAGTGTCAATTTCCTGCTGTCGCCGCAGACCCATGGACAGGACGCCCTGGTGGCGCCGCCCATGGAActtctgcagcagcagcagaatcagaatcagcagcagctgcaggtcGGCAGTCTGCCGCAATTGCAGACGCTGCTCACGCTGAcccaacaacagcagcagtcgAACAGTTCCTCCACTAGTCCGTATGAGATATACCACAGTACGCCCCAaaagccgcagcagcagcagctgtccGCCAGCTTCTCGCCCGGCAGCCAGGCCTCCCAGTCGCCACTGAccccaccaccaccgccgcacGCCAATCGACCTCAGTACCAGATGGTAAAGTCACGCAACATGCAGGAGCTGATCAAGAAGGGCTTTCCCATGTCCTCGCCGCCAGAACGCTCCATCCTCAGTCAATCTGCTGCCTTGAGTCCGGGCGGAAGCAGTGGCTTTGGCAGCTCCGTTTCCGGCAACAGTACAACCACCAGTAACCAGACCCCGGGATCGGCCGTGCGCAAATCCTTTGGCTACCAGAGTGCCGTGGAGAACTCGCAGCTGAGTCGTCTCAGCTCGTCGGCTCCCACGCACTTGGGACTGGAGCACATCTGGATGCGGCGGGAGCCGCGTCAGCATTTACTCTCCACCGGCTCGCTGGCCGAGGCCGAGAGCTTCTCCTCGCTGAGCACGGGCAGTGTTTTGTCCCCGGATGGCATCGACTTCTCGCAGGACGACGAGGATGACAATTCGAGCGAGAACAGTGACAATTACGACGACTTTAGCAGCGACAACGGCCTATCTGGGGATGAGGATGAGACGCGCACCTCGACGCCGAATCACTTGTCCAGTAGCAAGGGCAAAGAGCGATTTTTCTGGCAGTACAATGTGCAGGCCAAGGGGCCCAAGGGCAAGAGGCTGGTGTTCCAATCGAAGCTCGAGGATCCGCATGTGCTGAACGAGGTGACAGACCCCGTCTTCAGTCCCACTTGCTCGGTGCGAGGCATCAAGGTGTACAAG CACAGTGGAAAGGCCCGCAAGGGCGATGGCAATGACTTGACTCCCAATGCACGGAAGCTGCACAACATTGGCAAGGAATTGGACAAGCTGAGCCGCACCATCAACGACATGACCCCGGTTTCCGAGTTGCCCTTCAATGTGCGCCCAAAGTCGCGCAAGGAGAAGAACAAGCTGGCCTCACGAGCCTGTCGCCTGAAGAAGAAGGCCCAGCACgaggcaaacaaaataaagctTTTCGGCCTTGAAATTGAACACA AGCGCCTCATGAATGGCATAGCCGAACTAAAGCAGGCCCTGGTCGTCAAGCATCGCACCAAGAACCTGGGCGAATCCACCGAGGAGGTTGATCAACAAATTGCACGCATTTACGCCACCGCCTCGT CTGGAATCCGCATTGCAGGCGGCTCAACGGATTTCGTAAACAAGGTTCTAGAAAATATGCGCGGCGGAATGCCGAATGGAGGCCTCGAGGAGCTGCGTAAATCATCGTAG